From the genome of SAR202 cluster bacterium, one region includes:
- a CDS encoding helix-turn-helix domain-containing protein: MKELTMSEREAKRTVVLNAVLEKRLTKAQAATALGVSERQVWRLLATYRKDGAAGLVHGNRG; the protein is encoded by the coding sequence ATGAAAGAACTGACAATGAGCGAGAGAGAGGCTAAACGAACGGTAGTGTTGAACGCTGTCCTTGAGAAGCGATTGACAAAGGCTCAAGCTGCCACGGCATTGGGGGTATCGGAGCGCCAGGTATGGAGGCTTCTGGCGACCTACCGGAAGGATGGAGCGGCAGGGCTGGTCCATGGCAATCGAGGAC
- a CDS encoding iron-sulfur cluster assembly accessory protein — protein MQSPAVKLDCLIRQCYHHLEYKCLHSQLIGPLRRWVLATAKIIDVTPLAAQKLAAVLTEQGQSGSFLRVMVMPNGAGYQHVLGIEDEAKTDDFVFEMDGIKVLVAAEDAPLVEGAQIDYIDGLMRSGFVISNPNVQAGGGGCACGGGGCGGGMAEAAEATEARAGGCACGREGGCGGHGGGGGGCACGGHGGGHSGHGH, from the coding sequence ATGCAGAGCCCTGCCGTTAAACTTGACTGTCTAATAAGGCAATGCTACCATCACCTTGAATACAAATGTTTGCATAGTCAATTAATTGGTCCACTTCGGAGGTGGGTTTTGGCGACTGCCAAGATCATAGATGTAACTCCCCTGGCCGCGCAGAAATTGGCAGCGGTACTGACCGAGCAGGGGCAGTCCGGCTCCTTCCTTCGCGTCATGGTGATGCCGAACGGGGCAGGCTACCAGCACGTGCTCGGCATTGAGGACGAGGCGAAGACTGACGACTTTGTCTTCGAGATGGACGGCATCAAGGTGCTCGTCGCGGCCGAGGACGCTCCTCTCGTCGAAGGCGCCCAGATCGACTACATAGACGGCCTGATGCGCAGCGGCTTCGTCATCAGCAACCCGAACGTCCAGGCCGGTGGCGGCGGCTGCGCCTGCGGCGGCGGCGGTTGCGGCGGCGGGATGGCCGAGGCGGCCGAGGCAACCGAGGCGCGCGCCGGCGGGTGCGCTTGCGGGCGCGAAGGCGGGTGCGGCGGTCATGGCGGCGGTGGCGGCGGCTGCGCATGCGGCGGCCACGGCGGCGGGCACAGCGGCCACGGCCACTAG